A window of the Desulforapulum autotrophicum HRM2 genome harbors these coding sequences:
- a CDS encoding type 2 periplasmic-binding domain-containing protein, with protein MFFNSFSITPMKKGLLIPLVFFIMVSSAGGVEVIVNASVPEIPYTVNDLKAIFAMQRPVWSNGERIHIFVFADDNPVHREFTKTRLNMFPHQFRRIWDRLLFSGTGQPPRQVSSPEEMIDKVSTTPNSIGYTGSEPDNDNIRIIIHE; from the coding sequence ATGTTTTTTAACTCTTTCTCCATAACGCCTATGAAAAAGGGGCTTTTGATCCCCCTCGTCTTTTTTATCATGGTTTCCAGCGCCGGGGGGGTGGAGGTAATTGTTAATGCATCCGTACCTGAAATACCATACACCGTAAACGATTTAAAGGCTATTTTTGCCATGCAGCGACCGGTCTGGTCGAACGGTGAAAGAATACATATTTTTGTCTTTGCCGATGACAATCCTGTCCACCGTGAATTCACCAAAACACGACTCAACATGTTTCCCCACCAGTTCAGAAGAATCTGGGACCGTCTGCTCTTTTCCGGAACCGGTCAACCGCCGAGACAGGTCTCGTCCCCGGAAGAGATGATCGACAAGGTCAGCACCACCCCCAACAGCATCGGCTATACCGGGTCTGAACCTGACAATGACAACATCAGGATTATAATACATGAATAA
- a CDS encoding transporter substrate-binding domain-containing protein — translation MKKNVFLWSTPVCHGLVCMLMAFFMTSWARAEGYDKVMERGTLRHLGVPYAHFVSGSGDGFSVELVQMFADYLGVRYEYVNASWASVISDLIGKKTTVSTQKLSTGEPADIKGDLIANGLTILPWREREILFSVPIFPSGVWIVARADFPHQPIVPSDDLAHDIQSTIDRVKGYRVLAIEGGCLDPALNRLEGSGVNVKIMPAKMNLNELIPAVLNNEADCTLLDFPDALVGIQKWPGKVKILGPVSMNQYMGVGFAKSSVRLRDEFNLFFQKCVNEGKYARLVNKYYPAVFSFYPSFFEGVMRICEK, via the coding sequence ATGAAAAAGAATGTTTTTTTATGGTCGACCCCTGTTTGCCATGGGCTGGTCTGTATGCTGATGGCTTTTTTTATGACATCATGGGCAAGGGCAGAGGGGTATGACAAGGTCATGGAACGGGGAACACTTCGTCATCTTGGAGTCCCCTATGCCCATTTTGTCTCTGGAAGCGGTGACGGGTTCAGTGTTGAGCTGGTACAGATGTTTGCAGATTATCTGGGCGTTCGTTACGAGTATGTAAATGCCTCCTGGGCGAGTGTGATCTCCGATCTTATTGGGAAAAAAACAACCGTATCGACCCAGAAACTTTCCACAGGGGAACCGGCTGACATCAAAGGAGATCTGATCGCCAACGGGCTTACCATCCTGCCATGGCGGGAACGGGAGATCCTCTTCTCCGTTCCCATTTTTCCCTCGGGGGTGTGGATTGTTGCCAGGGCCGATTTTCCCCATCAACCCATCGTTCCTTCGGACGATCTGGCCCATGACATTCAGTCAACAATCGACCGGGTTAAGGGGTATCGTGTCTTGGCCATTGAGGGAGGATGTCTTGACCCTGCCCTGAACCGCCTAGAGGGTTCAGGGGTAAATGTAAAAATCATGCCCGCCAAAATGAACTTGAATGAACTGATTCCCGCTGTCCTTAACAATGAGGCAGATTGCACCCTGCTGGATTTCCCAGACGCCCTTGTGGGTATCCAGAAATGGCCGGGAAAGGTTAAGATTCTTGGTCCCGTTTCAATGAACCAGTATATGGGAGTGGGGTTTGCCAAATCCTCGGTAAGGCTCAGGGATGAATTTAACCTTTTTTTCCAAAAATGTGTAAACGAGGGAAAATATGCAAGGCTTGTGAACAAGTATTATCCGGCAGTTTTTTCATTTTATCCCTCGTTTTTTGAAGGGGTGATGCGCATTTGTGAAAAATAA